AGCGGAAAATCTTAATCAATGTGTTTATTATTTCGTACAAAGCTTTGGGATGTAATATATCTTCGGAAATACATTACCTGCACTCTCATCTGGATTTCTTCCCCGATAATTTGGGTGTGAACCAGGCGAAAGATTTCATCAGGTCCTTAATAGAAAAGCGCTATCAAAGGAAATTTATCCAGGAATGCTAGCAAATTATTGTTGGAGACCTAAAAGGGCCAAACATTTACGACAATCATGGctatttattgtaaattaagGAATATTTTGTTAgtgatttttgtactttttataaaaatatatgtcgTGATGTCACAAAGAAACCTGATGTctcaaaaaatgtcaaatttttttccattgatatattattgtttggtggccatagtacattcaaaatttggtataagttttcatgtaacaaaaaaaagttcaaattatGTTGAACAGTTGTTATGTGCAGCTTCCAATGTCTGTCTAATAAGAAGTTTCATAGCATGTTCTATCTTTGTGACCCAGAGATGTATTTGAAGATCGCTTTTTGTCGCGAATGTTGAGTTATTGATATCATATAATAGTACAGATACTTCTTTTTGCTCTTTGCTCTATGTGGGCATCAAAATTTCCCATCTCTAGcaacatcaaattttttgctGATGTCTTTGTCGTGATTTGTTGGAGCATATTACTGTGaacaaatattttagtaaaCAATAATTCTTTATATTGTCGAactcttaattttatttcaatagaaactGATAGATACAAGTTAGATTCAAGTAACCATGTTAGATGTTGTTAAATAATGTTCTCGACATGGTTGAAACGATATTTGGTTGTTTCAGGTCGGTAGTgatttaaataatcatacagTCGTCGCATCACAACGATGGCATCTAGTCGCGATGGTAGAAGTAGTTCTGCTTCCTCTCACAGTGGTTCCAACATACCCCCAAATCGTTCATCAATACGTACCCCAAAACGGCCACGTCCCACTGCGAGTGGAACATTCGACGAGAAAAACTCAGACTTTTTATGTCCTATATGTTTTAATCTCATCGAAGAGGCACACGTCACTAAATGCGGTCATACTTACTGCtataattgtataattaaatCAATAGAAGCGATAAAACGGTGTCCCAAATGTAACTCATCATTGTCTGTTgatgaaatttttccaaattttctattgaacgacgttattaaaaaacataaattgcGCGTGAACGGTTACGAAGCTCTCGGTTTAACAAGGGACAGTTCGGGAGAGTTCGCTAATACAGCTGAGGGTTTACGAGATTTCGTTGCGAGTGAATCACAGAATCTAACGTTGCCAGACGTCAATGTCATGCTAGAAGTCCTAACACAACGTAAACAACTTTTAGAAGCGGAATCATGTGCTGCTCAAAACAAACTATTATTAGAATTTCTTAAACACCTACTTTCTCAAAAACGGGAAAGACAAACACAAATTGCTAAGGAAATAGCCCTTATAGAAAGAGATATAGAGGAAGTTggtaaaaaaataagtgaagtGCACAGTAAATGTCCAACTCTCGAAGAAGTCGAACGTACAGCAGCAGGAGCGTCTGAAACGGACGCTTCTACGGTTAATGCCATGAAAAAAGAGATGATCGAAATAATTGATAACATTGGACGTAAAGAAGAGGATACTCCGTCACGTTCAAATGCTTCTCTAGCAATGCGACGTAGGCGTATGCACGCCTACTTTGATGATTTCGTCGAATGTTATTTTTCTCATCGTTCTAAAGAAGTATTTTTCGGAAAGGATGcccttgataaaaatactaaacCAGCCGCCGAATTGAATGTAGGACTAGACCAATTTCGAGAGAgtttgattaaattttcaacTTACAACTCTTTACGTGTCCTTTCTACACTCAACTATTCCAGTGATCTATTTAATAATTCAACTATAGTGTCCAGCATTGAATTTGATAAGGATAATGAATTTTTCGCAATTGCTGGTGTTACTAAACGTATTAAGGTATGTTcagattaaattattttattggaatttataattttacattacgaTGAAAACCTGGTGAAAATTCGTTTTCGtcttaatagtaataatattcagaaattaaACTACAGTGGACTTAATATTCCTATTTTGTACATTCATCGGTAATGTTTAAGGGGGTATTCTGGTCTAGAAGCCAAAATTTTAGGCATTTTTGAAactaaagtaaaaaaaacattttactatCCGAGGCGACGAAcgagccgagtcaagaatatctaatcgagtaccgtAATAATAACGTCGGACGTATTCGgtattaaataaaaagcaaaattatattaaactatgaaatttcacatttgacaattttacttttcaataactcctttgattattattttattatttaaaataataaaggtaatattgtaaacaaaggcACATATATTGAAttcttgaaaatacaaaaaatattttcgtaaagAATGTCAGataattcgaataaaattgctGAGATAAGTGTGGAAACAGTAGCGCCAATCGTTCCAATTAAGTCTTCTTcgaaaagttgttttttaagAGGCATTCTTTTCAAACGttaaattttcagtcaaaaacACTTTGACTAAGATACTTTCACaaggctgaaacttttttttgttatttaatatatttaaagcagaaaaatcaacttctggCAGGTTTAGCGCGGttgtaacaatttatttaaaaaaacgcATCTTTACAAATATGGCtttcaagtatatttttaattagacaattttgagTACGAAAAAAAATTGCCAGATAATTTGCTCGGTTGCAAGTATctgtaaaatggatcgaaaGTTGCTAAGACGGCTGGTACGAACTTCCAAATCTAAAtcctaaagaaaatatcttgtaaacTATTTTGTACTGTTAGgcatttataatcaaatatcaTGATACaggtaatttcatatatattttacttcAATTAAAAAAGCTCAATTGTTTAATTgcaatatttgagaaaaatttttttcaaataattaatcatttgtCTCCCTCTTCGACAGAAATAATCTCGTCCCTCGAAATTACAACGTCGTTCTCAACATTTTTCCTCGCCCGAAGTAGTATTGTCTAATTCAGTGGATTTTTACAAAAAGTCATATATAGATGATGGTACAATATTTCCATCTTGCAATTGAAAACTATACTTTTCCTCTATTAGCCATCCATTATCGTGTGGTTTCAATGATGTAGGACATTTCAGACGGGCATTGGTCCATATACGAGCCCCGTCCTATTTCAGTTGGCCCACttagaaaaattccaaattattaaactttatttcaaaatgccaaaaagtagctgttagtaaaatgttttaaacttttagttttacgtctaaaataggttttggacgaatattgtcaaatatttgtaatgatatttaatatgatgGAAATAGATAGGtcttgttgataataattttttatgcatatacAAGGTttcattgtttccaaaattgtgtTCAAAGTTTCGTTAGGTCTAAAATACGCAAATAATAAAGTAGGCTGTGTAagtcatattttcacaaaatgtttttttcaagtGACCCATagatttttgaagtaataatttttaaaatgggtagaggagaaattattgatgaaaaaattcgattaatcataataaacttattcaaaaatggaaaaacgaACTCAGAAATCGCGAAAGTTGTgaacatgtcaaaatacagtgttcgAAATATAGTTCTCTTGTATAAAGCAAATGGTTCAGTTGTCCCTAAACGCCGGtactatggagtgtagagaaggaggaacgtctctgggttaaaaaatgtgagcttatttttgatgggtaaataggtggcgctgattatagagggtattcgcttgaattttacgcgctgatttgaaaataactgtatagtaatgctttaaataatgcaccgtgataatgaaattagtagtattaaaataatgaaacgattaacaaaacagaatctcgttaaattaactttattatttagctatttatttggtttagataatacatatattctaatatgaaaaaaaaagtagaatcatgtaacagtaatgaaattgtataaaaaaacattttggttgattaaaataaaatattgaacttcattagcaactaatataatagttatagtcataaaaaaatatcaataagaataataaaataattgaaaataaaacattttggttcatataaataaaatattgaactctatccgcaacaaatataataattatagttttgttaaaatatcattggtaattagcttatgcaagcaggtacagaaatatatcaagttcttaataaaaaataaaaatctaataagatattaaggattgcacagcttttcacatgaatataatcaaacgtcagtcacaactttgataatttcttataccGTAAGTGTTTAAATTCAGATCTTCAGATCCATATTACAATCagcgccacgtattatccctacagaattcagaccatattttaaacgtaccgt
This DNA window, taken from Diorhabda sublineata isolate icDioSubl1.1 chromosome 4, icDioSubl1.1, whole genome shotgun sequence, encodes the following:
- the LOC130443066 gene encoding E3 ubiquitin-protein ligase COP1-like isoform X1, whose protein sequence is MASSRDGRSSSASSHSGSNIPPNRSSIRTPKRPRPTASGTFDEKNSDFLCPICFNLIEEAHVTKCGHTYCYNCIIKSIEAIKRCPKCNSSLSVDEIFPNFLLNDVIKKHKLRVNGYEALGLTRDSSGEFANTAEGLRDFVASESQNLTLPDVNVMLEVLTQRKQLLEAESCAAQNKLLLEFLKHLLSQKRERQTQIAKEIALIERDIEEVGKKISEVHSKCPTLEEVERTAAGASETDASTVNAMKKEMIEIIDNIGRKEEDTPSRSNASLAMRRRRMHAYFDDFVECYFSHRSKEVFFGKDALDKNTKPAAELNVGLDQFRESLIKFSTYNSLRVLSTLNYSSDLFNNSTIVSSIEFDKDNEFFAIAGVTKRIKVFDYGAVIKDIVNVHYPCIEMISRSKISCVSWHTYHKSTLASSDYEGTVTIWDASTGQRTKTFQEHEKRCWSVDFNCVDTRLIASGSDDARVKLYSLNEEHSIATLEAKANVCCVKFNPKSSSHLAFGSADHCVHYYDLRNMKEAVNIFKGHKKAVSYVKFLNSEEIVSASTDSQLKMWSINSPYCLRSFIGHVNEKNFVGLATDGDYVACGSENNALYIYYKGLSKKLFNYKFEAVEGVLEQERREDDMNEFVSAVCWKQNSNVVVAANSRGIINILELV